A DNA window from Thiobacillus denitrificans ATCC 25259 contains the following coding sequences:
- a CDS encoding ABC transporter substrate-binding protein: protein MTRAWARGRAIASRILPMLACAWLVAFSSPAAAARVVVVLSDDSAPYQEVYQIIRGYLDHGRHETGRAYADGLSASALDGARLVVTVGVRAAESLATQPVRNPVLAVLVPRAWYLESGRAELAGEGKRAVSAIYLDQPFQRQAQLIRLAFPEMTRVGVLLSTNQRQVLGELADALRAQGISLVYGLLSGADRQIAQLEAVLSEAELLLAIPDPGVINRNTAQSLLLTSYRYRDPVLGYSRSLTRAGALLSLHSSPAQIGRQAAESVRRVIETTSSQLPESTYPAYFSVSINRQVARSLGFVLPQENELEKRLGEEI, encoded by the coding sequence TTGACGCGCGCGTGGGCCCGCGGGCGGGCGATCGCTAGCCGTATCCTGCCGATGCTCGCTTGCGCCTGGCTCGTGGCGTTTTCGAGCCCCGCCGCCGCGGCGCGCGTCGTCGTCGTATTGAGCGACGACTCGGCGCCGTATCAGGAGGTCTATCAGATCATCCGCGGCTATCTGGATCACGGGCGGCATGAGACGGGCAGGGCTTACGCCGACGGCCTCAGCGCCTCGGCGCTGGATGGCGCGCGCCTCGTCGTCACGGTCGGCGTGCGTGCGGCCGAATCGCTCGCGACGCAGCCGGTGCGCAATCCGGTGCTCGCGGTTCTGGTGCCGCGTGCGTGGTACCTCGAGAGCGGCCGCGCGGAGCTCGCTGGGGAAGGCAAGCGCGCAGTATCGGCCATCTATCTCGACCAGCCGTTCCAGCGCCAGGCCCAACTGATCCGTCTGGCCTTTCCCGAGATGACACGCGTCGGCGTGCTGTTGAGCACGAATCAGCGCCAGGTCCTGGGCGAACTCGCGGACGCCCTGCGGGCGCAGGGAATCAGCCTGGTGTACGGCCTGCTGAGCGGAGCGGACCGCCAGATCGCGCAGCTCGAGGCGGTCCTGTCCGAGGCCGAATTGCTGCTCGCGATCCCGGACCCCGGGGTCATCAACCGCAACACTGCGCAAAGCCTGCTGCTGACCTCGTATCGCTACCGCGACCCGGTGCTCGGCTATTCGCGCTCGCTGACGCGCGCCGGCGCCCTCTTGTCGCTGCACTCGAGCCCGGCGCAAATCGGCCGCCAGGCCGCGGAATCGGTGCGGCGCGTGATCGAGACCACGTCTTCGCAACTTCCCGAATCGACGTATCCCGCTTATTTCAGCGTTTCGATCAACCGCCAAGTCGCCCGTTCGCTCGGTTTCGTCCTGCCGCAGGAAAACGAGCTGGAAAAGCGTCTGGGAGAGGAAATCTGA
- the flgM gene encoding flagellar biosynthesis anti-sigma factor FlgM, with translation MKIDKRITPPAAAKVSSTKGKGAGKTPSAPAGGGDSLTLTESSSRIRSLESQLASVDVTDAGKVESVKAALANGTFAVDAEVVADRLIDHTKETLRKRPRKK, from the coding sequence GTGAAAATCGACAAGCGCATCACTCCTCCCGCCGCCGCCAAGGTCTCGTCCACCAAGGGCAAGGGCGCAGGCAAGACCCCGTCGGCGCCAGCGGGAGGCGGCGACTCGCTCACGCTGACCGAATCGAGCAGCCGCATTCGTTCGCTCGAATCGCAGCTCGCCTCGGTCGACGTGACCGACGCCGGTAAGGTCGAGTCGGTGAAAGCCGCGCTCGCGAACGGCACGTTTGCCGTCGACGCCGAAGTCGTCGCCGACCGCCTGATCGATCACACCAAGGAGACCTTGCGCAAGCGCCCGCGCAAGAAATAA
- the gloB gene encoding hydroxyacylglutathione hydrolase — translation MLTLIPLPAFEDNYIWVWHDAKYAVAVDPGDPAVLSTYLDSRGLALAAVLVTHHHRDHTGGNTWLRQRYNCAIYAPDNPRIPAVSHVVRGGDSVAVPELGLALAVLATPGHTLDHVSYVGNGHLFCGDTLFGCGCGKLFEGDAAMMSASLDALAALPPTTRVCCAHEYTLSNIDFAKTIDGANPALLERERIDRAARAQNRPTLPSTLALERTTNPFLRFHDADMRAFAVGELGSPDPGPATVFGAIRAAKDRWDG, via the coding sequence ATGTTGACGCTGATTCCCCTGCCCGCGTTCGAGGACAACTACATCTGGGTGTGGCACGACGCGAAATACGCGGTCGCGGTCGACCCCGGTGACCCTGCCGTGCTTTCGACCTATCTCGACAGCCGCGGACTCGCCCTCGCCGCGGTGCTCGTGACCCACCATCACCGCGACCATACTGGCGGCAACACCTGGCTGCGTCAACGCTATAACTGTGCCATCTACGCGCCCGACAACCCCCGTATCCCGGCGGTCAGTCATGTCGTGCGCGGCGGCGATTCGGTGGCGGTTCCCGAACTCGGCCTCGCGCTCGCCGTGCTCGCGACGCCCGGCCATACGCTCGACCACGTCAGCTACGTCGGCAACGGGCATCTCTTCTGCGGTGATACGCTCTTCGGCTGCGGTTGCGGCAAGCTGTTCGAGGGCGACGCAGCGATGATGTCGGCGAGTCTCGATGCGCTCGCCGCCTTGCCGCCCACAACGCGCGTCTGCTGCGCGCACGAATATACCCTCAGCAACATCGACTTTGCCAAAACCATCGACGGCGCGAACCCCGCCCTGCTCGAACGCGAGCGCATCGACCGCGCCGCACGCGCCCAAAACCGGCCGACCCTGCCGTCGACGCTCGCGCTCGAACGCACGACGAACCCGTTTTTGCGCTTCCACGACGCCGACATGCGCGCTTTCGCGGTCGGCGAACTCGGCAGCCCGGATCCGGGTCCCGCCACGGTCTTCGGCGCGATCCGTGCGGCCAAGGACCGGTGGGACGGTTGA
- a CDS encoding class I SAM-dependent methyltransferase — translation MLSKLNAGWFDTPLGQHLLFREQRYFDDAVSDVFGFHAVQVGLPNIDFLRNSRIPLRVNCAVEPPSQVRADPMFLPFQSQSLDLLLLPHVLEFSANPHQVLREAERVLRPEGRLVLAGFNPRSLWGLARIAQGGERGYPWNGNFLNISRVKDWMVLLGLEVAGGSMCCYRPPINRENWLRRLRFMEPAGDRWWAMGGGVYFLQAVKRVVGMNIIQPQWSTPVARRLLSPAAKVINLKHYRIHRDR, via the coding sequence ATGTTATCCAAGCTGAACGCCGGATGGTTCGACACGCCGTTGGGACAGCATCTGCTCTTCCGCGAGCAGCGCTACTTCGACGACGCCGTCTCGGACGTATTCGGCTTCCACGCAGTTCAAGTCGGCCTGCCGAACATCGATTTCCTGCGCAACAGCCGCATTCCGCTACGTGTGAACTGCGCGGTCGAGCCGCCGAGCCAGGTCCGCGCCGACCCGATGTTCCTGCCGTTCCAGAGCCAGTCGCTCGATCTGCTGCTGTTGCCGCATGTCCTCGAATTCAGCGCGAACCCCCATCAGGTCCTGCGCGAAGCCGAACGAGTGCTGCGCCCCGAAGGTCGCCTCGTGCTGGCCGGCTTCAACCCGCGCAGCCTGTGGGGGCTCGCCCGCATCGCCCAGGGCGGCGAGCGTGGCTACCCGTGGAACGGCAACTTTCTCAACATCTCGCGCGTCAAGGACTGGATGGTTCTGCTCGGCCTCGAGGTGGCGGGCGGCAGCATGTGCTGCTATCGTCCACCGATCAACCGCGAAAACTGGCTGCGTCGGCTTCGCTTCATGGAGCCGGCCGGCGACCGCTGGTGGGCGATGGGAGGCGGGGTCTATTTCCTGCAGGCCGTCAAGCGCGTCGTCGGAATGAACATCATCCAGCCGCAGTGGTCGACGCCCGTGGCACGGCGCCTGCTCTCGCCCGCGGCCAAGGTGATCAATCTCAAACACTACCGAATACATCGTGACCGCTGA
- the rnhA gene encoding ribonuclease HI has product MTADIIYIYSDGACKGNPGAGGWGALLVAGGHRKEISGGEPNTTNNRMEMTAVIRALELLKRPSTVEVHTDSQYVQKGVSEWLPGWKRRNWRTADGKPVKNQDLWQQLDALSQQHRIVWKWVRGHAGHPENERADVLANQGVLQARQY; this is encoded by the coding sequence GTGACCGCTGACATCATTTATATATATAGCGACGGTGCCTGCAAGGGCAATCCCGGCGCAGGCGGCTGGGGCGCGCTTCTCGTCGCGGGCGGCCACCGCAAGGAGATAAGCGGCGGCGAGCCGAACACGACCAATAACCGCATGGAGATGACCGCGGTCATCCGCGCGCTCGAGCTGCTCAAGCGGCCTTCGACGGTCGAGGTCCACACCGACTCGCAGTACGTGCAGAAAGGGGTCAGCGAATGGCTGCCCGGGTGGAAACGGCGCAACTGGCGGACGGCCGACGGCAAGCCGGTCAAGAATCAGGACCTCTGGCAACAGCTCGATGCACTGAGCCAGCAGCATCGCATCGTATGGAAGTGGGTGCGCGGCCACGCCGGTCATCCCGAGAACGAACGCGCCGACGTACTGGCCAATCAGGGCGTCTTGCAGGCTCGGCAATATTGA
- a CDS encoding heavy-metal-associated domain-containing protein has protein sequence MNEIVLPVNGMTCGGCVSSVQKVLSALPGVASVEVSLTPGQARVVYDAAKVDRAAMAQAVVDAGFSVGE, from the coding sequence ATGAACGAGATCGTCCTACCCGTAAACGGAATGACCTGCGGCGGCTGTGTCAGCAGTGTGCAAAAGGTGCTGTCCGCGCTGCCCGGGGTGGCGAGTGTGGAAGTGAGCTTGACGCCCGGCCAGGCGCGCGTCGTCTACGACGCCGCCAAAGTGGATCGCGCTGCCATGGCCCAGGCGGTCGTCGACGCCGGTTTCAGCGTCGGCGAGTGA
- the dnaQ gene encoding DNA polymerase III subunit epsilon, which yields MRQIILDTETTGLDPAQGHRIIEVAAVEMVNRRLTGNHLHRYVNPDRDIDAGAMQVHGITPEFLQDKPRFGDIAREFVDFIDGAELIIHNAPFDVGFLNMELRLLGMPLLATCCGGVTDTLAMAKALHPGQRNNLDALCKRYAVDNTARTLHGALLDCELLAAVYLALTRGQESLSIGLEIPRSESGRAADRPRPAAILLPADAEEEAAHAALLAAIAKESKGECLWGVEAP from the coding sequence ATGCGTCAAATCATCCTCGATACGGAAACGACCGGGCTCGACCCGGCCCAGGGCCATCGCATCATCGAAGTCGCGGCGGTGGAAATGGTCAACCGCCGGCTGACCGGCAATCACCTCCATCGCTACGTCAATCCGGACCGTGACATCGACGCCGGAGCCATGCAGGTGCACGGCATCACGCCGGAGTTTCTGCAGGACAAGCCGCGTTTCGGCGATATCGCGCGCGAGTTCGTCGATTTCATCGACGGCGCCGAGCTGATCATCCACAACGCACCGTTCGACGTTGGCTTTCTCAACATGGAGTTGCGCCTGCTCGGCATGCCGCTCCTGGCGACCTGCTGCGGCGGGGTGACCGACACGCTGGCGATGGCCAAGGCGCTGCACCCCGGCCAGCGCAATAACCTCGACGCACTTTGCAAACGCTACGCCGTCGACAATACCGCGCGCACGCTGCACGGCGCGCTGCTCGACTGCGAGTTGCTGGCCGCGGTCTATCTGGCGCTGACCCGCGGCCAGGAAAGCCTTTCGATCGGACTGGAAATACCGCGTTCGGAGAGCGGCCGTGCGGCGGACCGGCCGCGGCCGGCAGCGATTTTGTTGCCGGCGGACGCGGAGGAGGAGGCAGCGCATGCGGCGCTGCTCGCGGCGATCGCGAAGGAGAGCAAGGGCGAATGCCTGTGGGGCGTAGAGGCGCCTTGA
- a CDS encoding EAL domain-containing protein — protein sequence MALALGIRGRVIGLTLVPVAIIGVLLLFQLISGKIDDLDQSLRTRAVAIARQLAPAAEYGVASGNIDVLQTLLEKAAVEPDVRGVAVFADDGQWLAQVGLGNWDDPSRRHLSTDHIQQIEYPDRLVYYAPITRTEVAVDDFSSVGGRAGAATRPTRLLGWVGLEVSRSATVKSQRDAIVRSLLILLAGLSVSFYLAWRIGRQITRPILALTHTVSRIGEGHLDERVVQSGQAELGVLQRGVNNMAAHLQAMHGQMQAKIDQATARLVYQASHDALTGLINRREFEQRLERARMSALEQGREHALCYMDLDQFKVINDSCGHAAGDELLRQLALLLKGKLRERDTLARLGGDEFALLLENCSIDDALEVADAFRSEVQRFRFKWGDRIFAVGMSVGMVAIDADSGTAAGLMSAADAACYVAKDRGRNQIHLYESRDSDLVRHRGEMQWVTRIQRALEENRLSLSWQEIRRTDAAPEPGTRHVELLLRMIDDDGGEILPMAFIPAAERYSIMPALDAWVVEETLRLCKRYLKSTCEVHCLFAVNLSGASLKDPTFRKTLLAQLQQNPELGPHLCFEITETAAIGNLGVVNGFIDAMRGFGCSFALDDFGSGLSSFTYLKNLRVDYLKIDGAFVRDIATNAIDRSMVEAIHRIGHQMGLQTVAEYVESEEILSLLREIGVDYAQGSAVRRPEPIDTLCARD from the coding sequence ATGGCGCTCGCACTCGGGATACGCGGGCGCGTGATCGGCCTGACGCTCGTGCCGGTGGCGATCATCGGCGTTCTTCTGCTGTTCCAGCTCATCAGCGGAAAAATCGACGACCTCGATCAGTCGCTGCGCACGCGTGCGGTCGCCATCGCCCGGCAGCTTGCGCCGGCGGCCGAATACGGCGTGGCGTCGGGCAACATCGACGTGCTGCAGACGCTGCTCGAAAAAGCTGCGGTCGAACCCGACGTGCGGGGGGTCGCGGTGTTCGCCGATGACGGCCAGTGGCTGGCACAGGTCGGGCTGGGCAACTGGGATGACCCGTCGCGCCGCCACTTGTCCACGGACCATATCCAGCAGATCGAATACCCGGATCGCCTCGTCTACTACGCGCCGATCACGCGGACCGAGGTTGCGGTCGACGACTTCAGTTCGGTCGGCGGACGGGCGGGCGCTGCGACCCGTCCGACGCGGCTGCTCGGCTGGGTCGGTCTCGAGGTATCGCGGAGCGCGACGGTCAAGAGTCAACGCGATGCGATCGTACGCAGTCTGCTGATCCTGCTCGCCGGCCTCAGCGTCAGCTTCTATCTCGCGTGGCGCATCGGACGGCAGATCACGCGGCCGATCCTCGCGCTCACGCACACCGTGAGCCGGATCGGCGAGGGGCACCTCGACGAGCGCGTCGTCCAGAGCGGGCAGGCCGAACTCGGCGTCCTGCAACGCGGCGTCAACAACATGGCGGCCCACCTGCAGGCGATGCACGGCCAGATGCAGGCCAAGATCGATCAGGCCACCGCGCGCCTGGTCTATCAGGCGAGCCACGACGCGCTGACCGGCTTGATCAATCGCCGCGAGTTCGAGCAGCGGCTCGAACGCGCGCGCATGTCGGCGCTGGAACAGGGACGGGAACACGCACTGTGCTACATGGACCTCGACCAGTTCAAGGTGATCAACGACTCGTGCGGCCACGCCGCCGGCGACGAACTGTTGCGCCAACTCGCCCTGCTGCTCAAGGGCAAGCTGCGGGAGCGTGACACGCTCGCGCGTCTCGGCGGCGACGAATTCGCGCTCCTGCTGGAAAACTGCAGCATCGACGACGCGCTCGAAGTCGCCGACGCATTCCGCTCTGAGGTGCAGCGCTTCCGCTTCAAATGGGGCGACCGCATCTTTGCGGTCGGCATGAGCGTCGGCATGGTCGCGATCGACGCCGACAGTGGCACTGCCGCCGGCCTCATGTCGGCGGCCGACGCCGCGTGCTACGTGGCGAAGGATCGCGGGCGCAATCAGATCCACCTTTACGAGAGCCGCGACTCAGACCTGGTCCGCCATCGCGGCGAGATGCAGTGGGTCACGCGCATCCAGCGCGCGCTCGAGGAAAATCGCCTGAGCCTCTCCTGGCAGGAAATCCGCCGCACCGACGCAGCACCCGAGCCGGGCACGCGCCACGTCGAGCTGTTGTTGCGAATGATCGACGACGACGGCGGCGAGATCCTGCCGATGGCCTTCATTCCTGCGGCGGAACGCTACTCGATCATGCCGGCGCTCGACGCCTGGGTGGTCGAGGAGACGCTACGGCTGTGCAAGCGCTACCTCAAATCGACCTGCGAGGTGCATTGCCTGTTTGCGGTGAACCTGTCGGGCGCATCGCTGAAGGACCCCACCTTCCGCAAGACACTGCTCGCGCAACTGCAGCAGAATCCGGAACTGGGCCCGCACCTGTGCTTCGAAATCACCGAAACCGCTGCGATCGGCAACCTCGGCGTCGTCAATGGTTTCATCGACGCGATGCGTGGCTTCGGCTGCAGCTTCGCGCTCGACGACTTCGGCAGCGGCCTGTCGTCGTTCACCTACCTTAAAAACCTGCGCGTCGACTACCTCAAGATCGATGGTGCCTTCGTGCGTGACATCGCGACCAACGCGATCGACCGCTCGATGGTCGAAGCGATCCACCGCATCGGCCACCAGATGGGGCTGCAGACGGTCGCAGAATACGTCGAGTCGGAGGAGATTCTGAGTCTGTTGCGCGAGATCGGCGTCGATTACGCACAGGGCAGCGCCGTGCGCCGCCCTGAGCCGATCGACACCTTGTGCGCGCGGGATTGA